In one window of Megalopta genalis isolate 19385.01 chromosome 4, iyMegGena1_principal, whole genome shotgun sequence DNA:
- the LOC117218858 gene encoding ribosome biogenesis protein WDR12 homolog, whose product MSSDIRKITIKLGPLVVRNDGDEYLPMQITVDGGSSVVWIEQDLKKCKDNTFFYEFAYRAGQEKEEEGNNTSGQITNRRTSSLARVVKKEYDNLILGKKAIADEAPTTPKSPKESPTAVTAAMKKVKITEPVDRSLMPKIQKFLRHSDAISAVAVDDEWVITGCRGGTLHVWTINGKHRLLIPAHKSSVEAVAWIHKSKDVARFVSVSKDETTMIWDWNIDDHSVSSIQCTHQRLGTYGWFDTVSVNQDKTTIVCGGWDSVLKFWSTEPGEKTKPTIESLPPRNHRGVMQLMKGHTGVITGVVWSDKNEIISCSLDETVKVWDYEQSKIKQEFSDKESFYKLDYSPLNRCIIASTYDQVRLYDLRAADGKLEKTLFAQRKEPMRCLKWSTVDEHKFILAGGKMQVWDTRNPKSPLYDLRGHDEEVLCCDWSNPKFMVFGGEDSIVRIFESPRATKDDE is encoded by the exons CGTTGGTCGTACGCAACGACGGCGACGAATATCTGCCCATGCAAATAACGGTCGACGGTGGGAGTTCCGTCGTGTGGATCGAGCAAGATCTCAAGAAGTGCAAGGATAACACGTTCTTCTACG AATTTGCATACCGCGCCGGAcaagagaaggaggaggaggggaACAACACCTCCGGACAGATCACTAACAGACGTACATCATCGCTCGCTCGGGTGGTGAAGAAAGAGTACGATAACTTGATTCTCGGGAAAAAGGCGATCGCCGACGAGGCCCCGACCACCCCTAAATCGCCGAAAGAGTCGCCGACCGCCGTTACCGCGGCCATGAAAAAAGTGAAAATCACCGAGCCGGTTGATAGGAGTCTGATGCcgaaaatacaaaaatttctTAGACACAGCGATGCTATAAGCGCTGTTGCCGTTGACGACGAAtg GGTGATTACCGGTTGTCGCGGCGGTACGTTGCACGTTTGGACCATAAATGGGAAACATCGTCTCTTGATTCCTGCCCACAAGTCGTCCGTCGAAGCCGTGGCATGGATACACAAGAGCAAGGACGTTGCCAGATTCGTTAG CGTATCGAAGGACGAAACTACTATGATATGGGACTGGAATATCGATGACCATTCTGTGAGCAGCATACAGTGTACGCACCAACGCTTGGGCACCTACGGTTGGTTCGACACGGTTTCCGTTAATCAGGACAAGACCACTATAGTTTGCGGAGGATGGGACTCCGTGTTGAAATTTTGGTCGACGG AACCCGGAGAGAAAACCAAGCCCACTATCGAGTCATTGCCGCCACGCAACCATAGA GGAGTGATGCAATTGATGAAAGGCCATACGGGCGTTATCACCGGTGTAGTCTGGTCGGATAAAAACGAAATTATATCGTGCTCGTTGGACGAGACGGTGAAAGTCTGGGATTACGAACAGAGCAAAATCAAACAGGAATTCAGCGACAAGGAAAGTTTTTACAAGCTCGATTATTCGCCATTGAATCGTTGCATAATAGCGTCCACCTACGACCAAGTTCGTTTGTACGATCTGAGAGCAGCAG ATGGCAAGCTCGAGAAAACGTTGTTCGCTCAGCGCAAGGAACCGATGAGATGTCTGAAATGGTCGACCGTGGACGAGCATAAGTTCATCTTGGCGGGCGGTAAAATGCAAGTTTGGGACACCAGAAA CCCGAAATCACCGTTGTACGACCTACGCGGGCACGACGAGGAAGTGTTATGCTGCGACTGGTCGAATCCAAAGTTCATGGTGTTCGGTGGCGAGGACAGCATCGTAAGAATATTCGAATCACCGCGCGCAACTAAGGACGATGAATAA